One bacterium BMS3Abin02 genomic window carries:
- the tuf_1 gene encoding elongation factor Tu: MPGDNTEMTVELITPIAMDEGQKFAIREGGRTVGAGTVTKVIK, from the coding sequence ATGCCTGGTGATAATACGGAGATGACGGTCGAGTTGATTACTCCGATCGCGATGGATGAAGGTCAGAAGTTCGCGATTCGTGAGGGTGGCCGTACTGTCGGTGCCGGCACCGTCACCAAAGTCATCAAATAG
- the rpmG gene encoding 50S ribosomal protein L33 has product MASDKRPPITLACTECKRRNYVTTKNKRNTKERLELKKYCAWCRQHTVHRETR; this is encoded by the coding sequence ATGGCATCTGACAAGCGTCCGCCAATCACATTGGCCTGCACCGAGTGCAAGCGGCGCAACTACGTGACAACCAAGAACAAGCGCAACACGAAAGAACGGCTGGAGCTCAAGAAGTACTGTGCATGGTGTCGGCAGCACACCGTTCACAGAGAGACTCGTTGA
- a CDS encoding bifunctional enoyl-CoA hydratase/phosphate acetyltransferase: MSLDELTGRRYGPVQVQIYAGQVGAYVEATGDDIDRWRCFAPPSFAGALLFAVAPAFLADPIVVGEVRAVLHGEQTFTWHRPLRIGRPLSVTGTVERVRSRGRTAFITFGLEVADAEAAEPIVQGRSTFAAFAEATGPGNDAGEPDVAERGRNDRASGLEFPPAGAHIEPLEKSASRADLVRYAGASHDWNPIHWDHASAVAVGLEGVIVHGLLAAAWVTQAVARYVPGERPIVDARFRFRSPLRPGVETRVVGEVIDDAAGRFRAALQSETGTHVTADLAVTR, encoded by the coding sequence ATGAGCCTCGACGAACTGACAGGCCGCCGCTACGGCCCGGTCCAGGTGCAGATCTACGCCGGACAGGTGGGCGCGTACGTGGAGGCCACCGGAGACGACATCGATCGTTGGCGTTGCTTCGCTCCGCCGTCGTTCGCCGGTGCCTTGCTCTTCGCCGTCGCCCCTGCGTTTCTCGCCGATCCGATCGTGGTCGGCGAGGTCCGAGCCGTCCTGCATGGAGAGCAGACGTTCACCTGGCACCGTCCCCTGCGGATCGGCCGGCCACTGTCGGTGACCGGCACTGTCGAGCGGGTCCGCTCTCGCGGCCGGACGGCGTTCATCACGTTCGGATTGGAGGTCGCCGACGCTGAAGCAGCAGAGCCAATCGTGCAGGGACGCTCGACCTTCGCCGCATTCGCCGAGGCTACAGGGCCAGGTAACGATGCCGGTGAGCCGGACGTTGCAGAGCGCGGGAGGAACGACCGTGCCTCCGGCCTCGAGTTTCCTCCGGCGGGTGCTCACATCGAGCCGCTCGAGAAGTCCGCGAGCCGTGCAGACCTCGTTCGCTATGCGGGCGCGTCCCACGACTGGAACCCCATCCATTGGGATCACGCCAGCGCCGTCGCCGTCGGTCTCGAAGGGGTCATCGTGCACGGCCTGCTGGCTGCGGCGTGGGTGACCCAGGCGGTCGCACGCTACGTGCCGGGAGAGCGCCCGATCGTCGATGCCCGGTTTCGGTTTCGCTCTCCGCTGCGGCCCGGGGTCGAGACGCGGGTCGTCGGTGAGGTCATCGACGATGCCGCCGGTCGGTTCCGGGCGGCCCTGCAATCGGAGACGGGGACGCACGTGACGGCCGATCTGGCGGTAACGCGATGA
- the rpoE gene encoding ECF RNA polymerase sigma-E factor gives MTNPGVERSETDALVNRARAGDAGAFERLVELHQHEVFSLALRLVGNREMAADVAQEAMIRAWRALPRFRGDAAFSTWIHRITVNTAWTLRTRSKRRSVGSLDEAGDVADPGWLTPERAGESALLRIALQSALARLPEVHRKLVVLKDVEGWTHGEIADVLGITVTAAKVRLHRAHVKLREYLKEEL, from the coding sequence ATGACGAACCCGGGGGTCGAACGCAGTGAAACCGATGCACTCGTCAACCGTGCCCGCGCCGGAGACGCAGGGGCGTTCGAGCGGTTGGTGGAACTGCATCAGCACGAAGTGTTCAGCTTGGCGCTCAGATTGGTGGGAAACCGAGAGATGGCGGCAGATGTGGCACAAGAGGCGATGATCAGGGCGTGGCGGGCGCTCCCGCGGTTCCGGGGCGACGCCGCGTTCTCCACCTGGATCCACCGGATCACCGTCAATACGGCATGGACGCTGCGGACCCGTTCCAAGCGTCGATCGGTGGGGTCGCTCGACGAGGCCGGCGATGTGGCAGACCCAGGCTGGCTCACCCCGGAACGAGCAGGCGAGAGTGCCCTGTTACGCATTGCGTTACAGAGTGCGCTCGCTCGCTTGCCAGAGGTGCATCGCAAACTCGTCGTCCTCAAGGACGTCGAAGGCTGGACCCACGGTGAGATTGCCGACGTGCTCGGTATCACCGTGACGGCTGCGAAGGTGCGACTCCATCGCGCCCACGTCAAGCTGCGTGAGTACTTGAAGGAGGAGCTGTGA
- a CDS encoding preprotein translocase subunit SecE has product MNREMRRLQEREDRRLKQKRKQQQQRKRRPQRGNEQLSLVQRLQRFAREVRAELKRVSWPSRDELIAFTAVTIITSTALTIYIFALDFFFKDGVLFFLGTS; this is encoded by the coding sequence ATGAACCGAGAGATGCGCCGGCTCCAAGAACGTGAGGACCGGCGACTGAAGCAAAAGAGAAAGCAGCAGCAGCAGCGCAAGCGGCGTCCCCAGCGCGGGAACGAGCAGCTTTCACTCGTGCAGCGTCTGCAACGATTCGCCCGTGAGGTGCGGGCGGAGCTCAAGAGAGTGTCCTGGCCGAGTCGGGACGAACTCATCGCGTTCACGGCGGTGACGATCATCACCTCGACCGCACTGACGATCTACATCTTCGCCCTGGATTTCTTCTTCAAAGATGGCGTCCTCTTCTTCCTGGGGACCTCATGA
- a CDS encoding hypothetical protein (transcription termination/antitermination protein NusG) gives MTETVEERPVSPYDLPGDWYVVHSYSGYENKVKANLESRARSMHIEDRIFEVVIPMEDVVEFKGGRKVTVPKKVFPGYLLVRMYLDDDSWYAVRNTPGVTGFVGSGVKPTPLSRREVERFLGVQDVEPKKKAPRFKPAWEIGETVRVVTGPFADFNGVIEDMNVDQQKVTVLVNIFGRDTPVELGFGDIQKQ, from the coding sequence ATGACCGAGACCGTCGAAGAACGACCCGTCAGCCCGTACGATCTGCCAGGCGACTGGTACGTCGTGCACTCCTACTCCGGGTATGAGAACAAGGTCAAGGCCAACCTCGAGTCCCGGGCACGCTCGATGCACATCGAAGACAGGATCTTCGAGGTCGTCATCCCGATGGAGGACGTCGTCGAGTTCAAGGGCGGGCGCAAGGTGACGGTCCCGAAGAAGGTCTTTCCCGGATACCTGCTCGTGAGGATGTATCTCGACGACGACTCCTGGTACGCCGTGCGCAACACCCCGGGCGTTACCGGCTTCGTCGGTTCCGGCGTGAAACCGACACCGTTGTCACGGCGCGAAGTCGAACGGTTCCTGGGCGTCCAGGATGTCGAGCCCAAGAAGAAGGCGCCTCGCTTCAAGCCGGCGTGGGAGATCGGGGAGACAGTGCGCGTGGTCACCGGGCCGTTCGCCGACTTCAATGGTGTCATCGAAGACATGAACGTCGACCAGCAGAAGGTCACCGTCCTCGTGAACATCTTTGGTCGCGATACCCCCGTCGAGTTGGGGTTCGGCGACATCCAGAAACAGTAA
- the rplK gene encoding 50S ribosomal protein L11 produces the protein MARKKLAAILKLQIPAGQATPAPPVGPALGQHGVNIMDFVRAYNAATESQTGTIVPVEISIYEDRTFTFVTKTPPAAVLLRQAARVEKGSATPQSEKVGNVTREQIRQIAETKMPDLNAVDIEGAMKIIEGTARSMGITVDA, from the coding sequence ATGGCACGAAAGAAACTGGCTGCGATTCTGAAGCTGCAGATCCCCGCCGGACAGGCGACTCCCGCTCCACCGGTCGGCCCTGCGCTGGGTCAGCACGGCGTGAACATCATGGACTTCGTTCGCGCGTACAACGCCGCGACTGAGAGCCAGACGGGAACCATCGTCCCTGTTGAGATCTCGATCTACGAAGATCGCACGTTTACGTTTGTGACGAAGACGCCGCCGGCGGCAGTCCTTCTGCGCCAGGCGGCTCGTGTCGAGAAGGGCTCGGCGACACCCCAATCGGAGAAAGTGGGCAACGTGACCCGCGAGCAGATTCGTCAGATCGCCGAAACGAAGATGCCGGACCTGAATGCGGTGGACATCGAAGGTGCGATGAAGATCATCGAGGGCACGGCGCGCTCGATGGGAATAACGGTGGACGCCTGA
- the rplA gene encoding 50S ribosomal protein L1, producing the protein MPKHGKNYSQAALRYDTHTAYSPEEAIELVKMFAYAKFDETVEVAYRLGIDSRKADQLVRGTVGLPHGTGKTVRVAVFADGDKAREAEAAGADIVGGKELAAEIQAGRALDFDVTIAVPSMMAEVGKLGRVLGPRGLMPNPKAGTVTIDVGKAVRDFKGGKIEYRNDRYGNIHAPIGKVSFDADKLLENLAALTSEIMRARPASTKGRYLHNMSVSSTMGPGVKVDVGSVDDLIALVH; encoded by the coding sequence ATGCCGAAGCACGGCAAGAACTACTCACAGGCCGCACTGCGCTACGACACCCACACGGCGTACTCGCCGGAAGAAGCGATCGAACTCGTCAAGATGTTCGCCTACGCGAAGTTCGACGAGACCGTCGAGGTGGCGTACCGCCTCGGGATCGATTCCCGGAAAGCCGATCAGTTGGTGCGCGGGACCGTTGGCCTGCCACACGGGACCGGCAAGACGGTTCGAGTCGCAGTCTTCGCAGATGGTGACAAGGCGCGTGAGGCCGAAGCCGCCGGTGCGGACATCGTCGGTGGCAAGGAACTCGCTGCAGAGATTCAGGCAGGTCGGGCGCTCGACTTCGACGTGACGATCGCCGTTCCCTCCATGATGGCCGAGGTCGGCAAACTCGGCCGGGTGCTTGGCCCGCGCGGGCTCATGCCAAACCCCAAAGCCGGGACCGTCACCATCGATGTCGGGAAGGCGGTGCGGGACTTCAAGGGCGGCAAGATCGAGTACCGCAACGATCGCTACGGCAACATACATGCTCCCATCGGGAAGGTCTCGTTCGATGCCGACAAGCTCCTCGAGAACCTGGCGGCCCTGACGTCAGAGATCATGCGCGCACGGCCCGCATCTACCAAGGGCCGATACCTTCACAACATGAGTGTGTCTTCGACGATGGGTCCCGGCGTCAAGGTCGATGTCGGCTCCGTCGACGACCTGATCGCCCTGGTGCATTAG
- the rplJ gene encoding 50S ribosomal protein L10 yields MPRPDKVQAVEEIRRRLTEARATFVTEYRGLTVAEQQTLRVALREADGEYKVVKMSLARLAADAEDLGGLRDVLAGPTALAFARTDPAPVAKALRDFAREHERLIIKGGILAGEILLPEKIARLADIEPRDVLLGRMAGAFEAPMVKLAGLLQALPRNAASMFSQLLEKKEVSGDSPVGEVASEVEETVVTGETPAVETPAVEAPAVEAPAVEAPAVEAPAVEAPAVETPAEEGTEADDEDAASEEE; encoded by the coding sequence ATGCCAAGACCTGACAAGGTCCAGGCAGTTGAAGAGATCCGACGGCGACTGACCGAAGCGAGAGCGACATTCGTCACCGAGTATCGCGGTCTGACGGTTGCCGAGCAGCAGACCCTTCGGGTCGCGTTGCGGGAAGCCGACGGCGAGTACAAGGTCGTCAAGATGTCCTTGGCCCGCCTGGCTGCCGACGCGGAAGACCTGGGGGGACTTCGTGATGTCCTGGCCGGTCCGACGGCACTGGCGTTTGCCAGAACCGATCCGGCCCCGGTCGCGAAGGCACTTCGCGATTTCGCGAGAGAGCACGAGCGGTTGATCATCAAGGGCGGCATCCTGGCCGGAGAGATCCTCCTGCCGGAGAAGATCGCCAGGCTTGCCGACATCGAGCCGCGCGACGTCCTGCTGGGCAGGATGGCCGGTGCTTTCGAGGCACCCATGGTCAAACTCGCCGGGTTGTTGCAGGCTCTGCCGCGCAATGCAGCGTCGATGTTCTCACAACTGCTCGAAAAGAAAGAAGTATCCGGGGATTCCCCGGTTGGAGAAGTAGCTTCCGAGGTCGAAGAGACCGTTGTGACGGGGGAGACCCCTGCTGTGGAGACCCCTGCTGTGGAGGCTCCTGCTGTGGAGGCTCCTGCTGTGGAGGCTCCTGCTGTGGAGGCTCCTGCTGTGGAGGCTCCTGCTGTGGAGACCCCTGCTGAAGAGGGCACCGAGGCCGACGACGAAGACGCTGCTTCCGAGGAGGAATGA
- the rplL gene encoding 50S ribosomal protein L7/L12 produces the protein MAKMTTEDLLEVFEGMTVLELKDFLDAFEEKFDVTAAAPVAVAAVAAGGGEAAAEQEKDEFDVVLSAIGDKKIQVIKEVRALTSLGLKEAKALVDNAPGVVLEAVDKEAAEKAKEQLESAGAAVELK, from the coding sequence ATGGCCAAAATGACGACAGAAGACCTCTTGGAGGTCTTCGAAGGAATGACCGTCCTGGAGTTGAAGGACTTTCTCGACGCGTTCGAGGAGAAATTCGACGTGACCGCGGCTGCACCTGTTGCCGTGGCTGCAGTGGCCGCCGGTGGCGGAGAGGCCGCGGCCGAACAAGAGAAGGACGAGTTCGATGTCGTTCTCTCCGCGATCGGCGACAAGAAGATTCAGGTCATCAAGGAAGTCCGGGCTCTGACCAGCCTCGGGTTGAAAGAGGCCAAGGCATTGGTCGACAATGCACCCGGAGTCGTGCTCGAGGCCGTCGACAAAGAAGCTGCCGAGAAGGCCAAAGAACAACTCGAGAGCGCCGGAGCAGCCGTCGAGCTCAAGTAG
- the rpoB gene encoding DNA-directed RNA polymerase subunit beta, producing MPSRVSPRLSFAKIPEVLPIPNLLALQYESFQWFLEEGLKEIFDAISPIEDFTGELALDLADHRFGDPPRSVEECKERDAHYSRPLFVTARFVNRKTGEIKEQQVFLGDFPMMTEKSVFIINGTERVVVSQLVRSPGVYFDRTRDKTSDREIHSTKMIPGRGAWLEFDTDKRGTIGVRVDRKRRQHVTAFLRALGIAETDEEILDLFGGASAIQTTLERDTTIDREDALLDLYRKLRPGEPTTVESARGLLQTLFKNPKRYDLTKVGRYKMNQKFGRPIPDEYEPATMGLLADDDILDAIGYLIALHAGQSVFETRAGIEIPVRIDDIDHFGNRRIRTVGELIQNQVRVGLTRLERVVRERMTTQDSDAITPQSLINIRPVISAINEFFGSSQLSQFMDQPNPLAGVTHRRRLSALGPGGLSRERAGFEVRDVHSSHYGRMCPIETPEGPNIGLIGSLATYAQVNKYGFIETPYRKVVDGKVTNRIDYLTASEEERFVIAQANAALNADGTFVKDRVLVRMSGGGGEVDSVPPSEVNYMDVSPKQIVSIATALIPFLEHDDANRALMGSNMQRQAVPLVHPEAPLVGTGIEGRLAQDSGDMVISNVAGTVVDVTGNAIVIKETDKNVKHTHRVQKFERSNQGTSMNQKPIVSIGDKVKVGSVLADGHSTDHGELALGRNLLVAFMPWRGHNYEDAIVISERLVEDDVLTSIHIEEHEIRARDTKLGAEEITRDIPNVAEESLRNLDDDGIIRVGAEVGPGDYLVGKVTPKGETELTPEERLLRAIFGEKAREVRDTSLRVPHGETGKIIGVRILRRAEGYDLKPGVNEMVRVYVAQQRKISAGDKLAGRHGNKGVISKVLPVEDMPFLADGTPVDIILSPLGVPSRMNLGQVLETHLGWAAAQGWEPFEGDSPAAKGAEPWTRVATPVFDGAGEDEIAAVIAHALPNRDGQRLVNDSGKAVLYDGRDGEPFDTPITVGYIYILKLVHLVDDKIHARSTGPYSMITQQPLGGKAQFGGQRFGEMEVWALEAYGAAYALQELLTIKSDDVAGRVKVYEAIVKGENIPEPGIPESFKVLIKEMQSLCLNVEMLSAGEEVELRDLEEDVYRTAESLGIDLSRPERRETTTV from the coding sequence TTGCCCTCGCGCGTCAGTCCACGTCTTTCCTTTGCAAAAATCCCCGAAGTTCTGCCGATCCCCAATCTTCTCGCTCTTCAATACGAAAGTTTCCAGTGGTTCCTCGAAGAGGGACTGAAGGAGATCTTCGACGCGATCTCGCCGATTGAAGACTTCACCGGAGAGCTTGCGCTCGATCTCGCAGACCACCGCTTCGGGGATCCGCCGCGTTCTGTCGAAGAGTGCAAGGAACGCGATGCCCACTATTCGCGTCCGTTGTTCGTCACCGCCCGCTTCGTCAACAGGAAGACCGGAGAGATCAAAGAGCAGCAGGTGTTCCTTGGCGACTTCCCGATGATGACCGAGAAGAGTGTGTTCATCATCAATGGCACCGAGCGTGTCGTGGTCAGTCAGCTCGTGCGGTCACCCGGCGTCTACTTCGACCGTACGCGGGACAAGACGTCCGATCGCGAGATCCACAGCACGAAGATGATTCCGGGCCGAGGTGCCTGGCTCGAGTTCGACACGGACAAGCGCGGCACGATCGGCGTGCGCGTGGATCGGAAGCGTCGCCAGCACGTCACCGCCTTCCTGCGCGCCCTCGGTATCGCCGAGACCGACGAGGAGATCCTCGACTTGTTCGGGGGCGCATCGGCGATCCAGACGACGCTCGAACGTGATACGACCATCGATCGCGAGGACGCGCTCCTGGATCTGTATCGGAAGCTCCGCCCTGGCGAGCCGACGACGGTCGAGTCTGCTCGTGGACTGCTGCAGACGCTGTTCAAGAATCCGAAGCGCTACGACCTGACCAAGGTTGGCCGATACAAGATGAATCAGAAGTTCGGTCGCCCGATTCCGGACGAGTACGAACCGGCCACCATGGGACTGCTGGCCGACGACGACATTCTCGACGCGATCGGCTACCTCATCGCTCTGCACGCCGGCCAGTCGGTGTTCGAGACCAGGGCCGGGATCGAGATCCCGGTGCGGATCGACGACATAGATCATTTTGGCAACCGTCGTATCCGAACGGTTGGCGAGCTGATCCAGAACCAGGTGCGCGTCGGGTTGACCCGACTGGAACGAGTGGTTCGTGAGCGGATGACGACACAGGACTCCGACGCGATCACGCCGCAGAGCCTGATCAACATTCGTCCTGTCATCTCGGCCATCAACGAGTTCTTCGGCTCCAGCCAGCTCAGCCAGTTCATGGATCAGCCGAACCCACTCGCCGGAGTCACCCACCGCCGCCGCCTCTCGGCGTTGGGACCTGGTGGTCTCTCCCGTGAACGGGCTGGATTCGAGGTTCGCGACGTTCACTCGTCCCACTACGGCCGCATGTGTCCGATCGAGACGCCGGAAGGTCCGAACATCGGTCTGATCGGTTCGCTGGCGACGTACGCGCAGGTCAACAAGTACGGATTCATCGAGACTCCGTATCGCAAGGTCGTCGATGGGAAGGTGACCAACCGGATCGACTATCTGACCGCTTCGGAAGAGGAGCGCTTCGTGATCGCGCAGGCCAACGCCGCCCTGAATGCCGACGGTACGTTCGTCAAAGACAGGGTTCTCGTGCGGATGTCCGGTGGTGGCGGTGAAGTCGACTCGGTCCCACCGTCGGAGGTCAACTACATGGATGTCTCTCCGAAGCAGATCGTTTCGATCGCAACCGCACTGATTCCGTTCCTCGAACACGACGATGCGAACCGGGCGTTGATGGGGTCGAACATGCAGCGGCAGGCTGTGCCGCTCGTGCACCCCGAAGCGCCGCTCGTAGGAACCGGCATCGAAGGTCGACTGGCCCAGGACTCCGGTGACATGGTCATCTCGAACGTGGCCGGCACGGTCGTCGATGTGACGGGTAACGCCATCGTCATCAAGGAGACCGACAAGAACGTGAAGCACACCCACAGAGTGCAGAAGTTCGAGCGCTCCAATCAGGGAACGTCGATGAACCAGAAGCCGATCGTTTCGATCGGCGACAAGGTCAAAGTCGGGTCCGTCCTCGCCGATGGCCATTCGACCGATCATGGCGAGTTGGCGCTCGGGCGAAACCTGCTCGTCGCGTTCATGCCGTGGAGAGGCCACAACTACGAGGACGCGATCGTGATCTCCGAGCGGCTCGTCGAGGACGACGTACTCACCTCGATCCATATCGAGGAGCATGAGATCAGGGCCAGGGACACCAAGCTGGGTGCCGAAGAGATCACACGGGACATTCCGAACGTGGCGGAGGAGTCCCTCAGGAACCTCGATGATGACGGGATCATCCGCGTCGGGGCCGAAGTTGGACCCGGCGACTACCTCGTCGGCAAGGTCACTCCGAAAGGCGAGACCGAACTGACGCCGGAGGAGCGGCTACTCAGGGCCATCTTCGGTGAGAAGGCTCGCGAGGTCCGCGACACGTCGTTGCGCGTACCGCACGGCGAGACCGGCAAGATCATCGGTGTTCGCATTCTGCGGCGTGCGGAAGGTTACGATCTCAAACCCGGCGTCAACGAGATGGTTCGGGTCTATGTCGCACAGCAGCGCAAGATCTCGGCCGGTGACAAGCTGGCGGGTCGCCATGGGAACAAGGGTGTGATCTCCAAGGTGCTGCCCGTCGAGGACATGCCGTTCCTCGCAGATGGCACCCCGGTGGACATCATCCTCTCGCCGCTCGGTGTGCCATCCCGAATGAACCTCGGTCAGGTGTTGGAGACCCACCTCGGGTGGGCAGCCGCACAGGGATGGGAACCGTTCGAGGGTGACAGCCCTGCGGCCAAAGGCGCCGAACCGTGGACTCGGGTCGCCACGCCCGTATTCGACGGAGCCGGGGAAGATGAGATAGCCGCGGTCATCGCGCACGCGCTGCCCAATCGCGACGGGCAACGGCTCGTCAACGACTCCGGCAAAGCCGTGCTCTACGACGGTCGCGACGGTGAGCCGTTCGATACGCCGATCACGGTGGGCTACATCTACATCCTGAAACTGGTTCACCTCGTCGATGACAAGATCCATGCCCGTTCGACCGGCCCGTACTCGATGATCACCCAGCAGCCTCTTGGAGGCAAGGCCCAGTTCGGTGGGCAGCGGTTCGGAGAGATGGAGGTGTGGGCGTTGGAGGCCTACGGCGCCGCCTACGCGCTCCAGGAGTTGCTGACGATCAAGTCGGACGATGTCGCAGGCCGGGTGAAGGTCTACGAGGCGATCGTCAAGGGTGAGAACATCCCAGAGCCGGGCATACCGGAATCGTTCAAGGTCCTGATCAAGGAGATGCAGAGCCTCTGCCTCAACGTCGAGATGCTCTCGGCAGGTGAGGAAGTGGAGCTCCGCGACCTCGAAGAAGACGTCTATCGGACGGCAGAATCCCTCGGGATCGACCTGTCTCGTCCTGAACGCCGCGAGACCACCACCGTCTGA